Proteins from a genomic interval of Arachis hypogaea cultivar Tifrunner chromosome 10, arahy.Tifrunner.gnm2.J5K5, whole genome shotgun sequence:
- the LOC112718332 gene encoding 7-deoxyloganetin glucosyltransferase-like encodes MTIEIEILRVKDNKCLEWLDKRDRGSVVYVNFGSLVIMTPKQLSEFAWGLVNSKYHFLWVIRPNLVHDNNNNGDGKLSDEYVNVIERCERGLVLGWCQQEKVLCHASIGGFLTHCGWNSTLESICEGVLMACWPFFAEQQTNSFYACKKWGIGIGMEIECDVKREQVEGLVRELMEGQKGKEIKVYKLEGLI; translated from the coding sequence ATGACAATCGAGATAGAGATACTGCGGGTCAAAGACAACAAATGCTTGGAATGGTTGGATAAAAGAGACAGAGGTTCTGTTGTGTATGTGAACTTTGGTAGCTTAGTGATTATGACACCAAAGCAACTAAGTGAATTTGCTTGGGGTTTGGTTAATAGCAAGTACCATTTCTTGTGGGTCATAAGGCCTAATCTTGtgcatgataataataataatggtgatgGGAAATTAAGTGATGAATATGTGAATGTGATTGAAAGATGTGAGaggggattggtattggggtggtGCCAACAAGAGAAAGTTCTTTGTCATGCATCAATTGGTGGATTTCTAACACATTGTGGGTGGAACTCAACATTGGAGAGCATATGTGAGGGAGTTCTAATGGCATGTTGGCCTTTCTTTGCAGAACAACAAACAAACAGCTTCTATGCATGCAAGAAATGGGGGATTGGGATTGGGATGGAGATTGAGTGTGATGTTAAGAGAGAGCAGGTTGAGGGGCTTGTGAGGGAACTCATGGAGGGGCAAAAAGGGAAAGAAATTAAGGTTTATAAACTCGAAGGACTAATTTGA